CCTGCCATCACTCCCACTTTGTCCACGGGCACGGCAGCTCTCCCCAGGATACAGCTCTTAAGTGGGGGAgctgggggggcaggggaggcggGCAGCCGTACAGGCAGAACAAGCACCTCCCCGGGTCTCCACCTGCTCCTCCTGGGGGGGCCCGGAGGTAAGCAGCATCCCGGGCCCCTGGGGCGACAGGGGCTCCAGTTCCACCTGCCTGGACTCCTGCTTCCTACTGCCGCAGTGGTGAGAACGCAGCCCCAGTTCCCCCattcccccctccgcccccatGGTGCCAGACCAGGCCCCGGGCCCCTGCTGAAGGCCCAGAGGGTGCGTGTGGCCTACCTCGGCGTAGTCGCCCATGATGTAGTGGAGGCGGGCGAGGAGGCGCAGGCAGGCGCAGATCTCCACGTGCATGGCTCCGTACACGTTGTTAAACAGGTTCAGGGCCTCGTTGATGAGCTCGCAgccctccttcaggaagcctgCAGGGCACCCCGAGGGCGGAAGGTCAGAGCCGGCCGGGGGGAAGTTGGGGCCCCAACCCCCACGGCTGCATCTGGCACGCACCCTGCTGTACTTTGGCCTGCCCGCTCTGGAAGAAGTGAAAGGCATCTGAAGCCTTCGGGTTGACGTGTTTGACCACGGGGAAGATGTTGAGCACGTCCTCCTCCGTGAACGCGGGCTTGTGGCGGCTGTCGAAGCTGTACTCCTTCAGCAGGATCTGGGGACCCAGCCCAACACCCACAGGCAGCCTCAGCCCAGGCTCAAACGGCCGGCACCGCCCCACCCAGTTCCCCCCGTGGCCCCGGGAGCCCTGCAGAACGCTCTGAGCCAGCCCACCTGAATTCCGGTTTTCAGGGAGATCTCCCGCAGCAGCGTGATCTTCTGCAGCCCGTAGGTCTCCACGGCCTGGTCCACGGTCTCACTGGGGAGGAGCGGCGGGTGGGCCCAGGCAGCCCAGCACCCCTCTGCCCCCTTCTCCACAGCTGCCTCTCCACCCGAGCCCcctcccagctcccctccccacttccccaagCAAGCGGTCCTCCACAGCTCCCTGCTTTCCCCTCCCCGTTCCACTGCCAGCAACCACGGAGGACCCGGACGCTGCCCGGGAGCCCAGCGCCCCTGCACCTGCTCACGTACCACTCGAGGCTGAAGTCAAAGTAGTTCTTGGCCTCCTGGCAGATGTTCTTCCAAAGCTCCTGGGGGGTCATGACAGCCCAGGCTGTGTTATCCGCTGCCCCTGGAGGCCGGTTTCTCCTCCTCCTGTTCCTCTTCTTGGAGACGAGCTCGTCGGCGGGCAGGTGGGCCACGGGGTTGGGGTAGGAGCTCAGGAAGCAGTTCAGGAAGTGGCTGATGGCAGCCGAGAGCCCCGAGAGCTCGACCCCCTGCAAGGGAGGTTGGACCAGTGTCACCACCCGGGCTCCCCCGACATGCCCATGACCCGGGCCGGGGAGGGAGTGCAGTACCTGTAAGTACGTCTTGAAGATGTGCTTGGCAGAGCGGGTGATGAGCTCTCCGATGCCGATCTTCTGCAAGGGTGCAGAGAGGGGAGTCTTGGTCAGGCCCCAGGCCTCCATCCCAGCCCCGCCATCTCACAGCCGCCCTGGGCACCACTCACGTAGATGTGGTCCAGCTGGTCCCGGGCCGGGCTCTGGAGTACCAGGTCCAGCACCTTGCCCAGGTAGCGCATGTTGATGCCGCGCTGACGCATCACCTCGGCCAGCGTGGCCCCGTCCATGGGCAGCACCGCGTGGTCTGCGAAGTCCTTCACCTGCGGGCTGCAGCAGGTCAGGCCCCCGATGCCCAGGGCCTCTGCCTCCTCCCGCCCTGGGTCTTCCCAAGGGAGCTCACGCTATCCTGAGGCcctgagggaaggaggggactGAGACCCCAGCTCCCAATCGGGAAGAGGTAAGGAGACAAAGCAGCAGCAAGGATGTGAGATCTTGTCCCCAGCCTTCTGcacaggccaccatcacccctgTGACTGCTGGGCCCACACGGCAGGGAAGCAGGGATATGGGAGCCGCACAGGCTCTCCTGTGACTGCAGAGGAAGAAGCAGGGCCACAGCTTCACCCTGCAGCTGTGCTGCACCTCGCAGGGGCCTGGGGCAGCCAGCACGGCAGGCTCAGCTCAAAGATCGGGGgacacagcaatcccaccactgggcatataccctgagaaaaccataattcaaaaaaagtcatgtaccacaatgttcactgcagctctatttacaattgccaggacatggaagcaacctaagtgtccatcgaccgatgaatggataaagaagatgtggcacatatatacaatggaatattactcagccataaaaagaaacaaaattgagttatttgtagtgaggtgaatggacctagagtctgtcatacagagtgaagtaagtcagaaagagaaaaacaaataccgtatgctaacacatatatatggaatctaaaaaaaaaaaaaaaggtactgaagaacctaggggcaggacaggaataaagacgcagatgtagagaatggccttgaggacacggggagggggaagggtaagctgggacgaagtgagagagtggcgtggacatatatacactaccaaatgtaaaatagctagctagtgggaagcagccacatagcacagagagatcagctcagggctttgtgaccacctagaggggtgggatagggagggtgggagggaggagatatggggatatatgtatacatatagctgactcactttgttataaagcaaaaactaacacaccattgtaaagcaattatactccaataaagatgttgaaaaaaaaaaaaaaaatatcagggGACAGCACGGCACCTAAGCTCAGGGTTGCCTTAGTGGGAAGCAAGCACCATGTACATACACAGGGCCTATGTACAAAGCTTGTGGGGGTGAAGATGTCCCCAGCCCCTCTATCAGCCATCCCATCACACGGGGGCTCAGAGGACCAGACCCCAGCTGCCAGCCTACAAGGGAGGGCACGCAGAGCAGAACCTGATGCCTCCCTTGGCCCCTGTGTGTCAGCGGCCCCATTCTGGGGAGGAGAACTCCACCCTGCCTGCCTTGCAGGTCAGCAGGCCTAAGTCACTCCCGCAAAGGTTCCACAAGCTTCCAGAGTCGGAGATGGATGAGGCCCCAGGGCCTGTAACAGCACCCTCTGGGCAGCCCCTCgtcccacccctgccctcaccaAGCTGGGGATCTGGCAGGAGAGCAGGAAGGCGGCGGCATCTTTTAGCAGCTGCTTCTGGTTCCGAACTTCCTCCTGGCAAGACTCCGGGAAGCGAACccctgggggagggagagcagAGGCGTGAGCCAGGCAGAAGAGAGGCGGGTGGCCAGACAGATGGCAGCCCTCCGGTGGGCGAGCAGGCCCACCAGCACTGGGGCCCTAGAGGACCATTCACCTGGCGAGAAGATGTCGGGGTTGAAGCGGACGTCGAAGGCCGTGCTGCTGATGGAGCCCACAGCCTTGCATGCGTTGCGGATCACCTCCCGGCTGCGAGGGTCTGCTGTGGAGACACGGCCCATTAGGAGGTAGCCCCACTCCAGCTCCGGTGGGGCAGCAGCCGAGCCTCCCCTGGCCTGGGCTCCCCTGGCAGCCACGGCAGCCCCACCTGTCCCGTCGTCCGAGGCGATGGTCTCTGCCAGCTCCTTCACCTTGGCCAGGCCACTAGCACTGCTGCCCTCCTCCTCGCTTCCCACCTCGGGTGCTGGAGGGTCTTTAGGCTTGGACTCCGAGGGTGGGGGGTCGCCGTTTTCCAGTGACGGGGGGATCTCCATCTTGCTGGCCTTCTGCTGCATCAGCTGTAGGGCTGCCAACTTCATGAAGAGGAGGTACCTAGAGCACAGAGGATGGGGCAGAGCAGGGAATGGAGGAGGGGTATGTAGAAGCGTGACTGCTCTGGTAGCTTCCTGCTGGCTTCGGGGGACCTGAGCCAGGCCCCAGCTCCTGCCCTGCTGGGGTTGACGGATGTTGGGGCTGGCCACCCTGCCGGCCTGGGGACACATCCCATCCAGTGTGCAAGCGTCCACACACGTGTGCGTGTGCCAGCCCAGCAATACTACCAGGGGGCGGCAGCAGGTCACAGCAAAAatggggatcttcccagacaggaAGAGGACAGCTGGTGTTGGGGGGGGCTCACACGCAGGCCAGGGCTCTCGAGAGCGCCAGGAACACCCCTGGCATTCTGACAGGGAGATTATTCTGGGGCATTTGACGGGCTGACCCCTAAGCACAAAACGCCAGCAGCAGGGACCCCAACCCCGCCCCTCCTCCAGGGCCCTGGCACTGGGAGGTTCAAAAACACCCAAgcagggcttcgctggtggcgcagtggttgagaatctgcctgctaatgcaggggacgcgggtttgagccctggtctgggaagatcccacatgccgcggagcaactaggcccatgagccacaactatggagcctgcgcatctggagcctgtgctccgcaacaagaggccacgatagtgagaggcccgcgcaccgcgatgaagagtggcccacgcttgccgcaactagagaaagccctcgcacagaaacaaagacccaacacggtcgaaaataaataaataaataaaatttaaaaacaaacaaacaaaaaaaacacccaagCAGATTTCCATGTGCTCCTTGAGGGAACAGCCCCGCTTCAGTTAGTTGAAAGCCACTGGTCTAGCCACTTGCTAGTTTCTGATCCACATAAAGCTCTTGGATGTTCGTGTTGGGGAGCATGACGCCACGGTGGGTGGCGCTGGGGATGGGGCTGGGATGACCAGGGCCAGAGCTAGCTCCTCTTCACTTTCCAAAGCCTCCCCCGTCAAGGATCAGGCCCCAGGACCACCCACCGGAGGATGCAGGCGCTTGCCCTGGCTCCCCACCTGTGCTCCACGAAGGCGTCCACCAGCTCCTGGCGCAGGCAGCAGAGCTTGTGGCGGTGGGCGCGGGGGAAACCGGCGCGGGTGCACTCCTCAGGCAGCACCTCGCCGGGCACAGGCAGGAAGTTGAGGTCGGGGGGGAAGGTGCGCAGCAGGTCAAGGATGTAGTGGCGACCGTCGTTGCCGATGATGCCCTTGCACTCCACGGAGGAGCAGAGCTCCACCTCTTCATCCCGGTCGTTGAGCACCCGGTGCCTCAGGATCTTGAGGGGCCGGCTCGTGCGTTCCAGCAGCTCCAGGTAACGTGGGTGCGACACCACCGTCTTGCCAAAGTCAATGGAGCCGTAGACGACACTCTGCTCCTGGTCCCGCTCCAGGATGCCGGGGATGATGGACTGGGCCGTGACACGGTAGCCGCGGTAATCCACCACCACCGTGCCCAGCGTGTACAGCCCCTCCACATCCACGGCATTGTATGTGCGCACGCCGTTCAGGTCGTTGGTGGGCGCCACGTAGGCCGCCACGTCCCCACCGAAGTCCTTGTAGTGGTCGCGGACATCAAAGCCCAAGCTGAAGAAGATGTTGTTCCAGATGAACATCTGCATCTTGGTATCCTCGCTGGGGTTGATGGCCATCACGTTGCCATCGATGACTGCCATGGCGCCCCGCGTGGCTGCCGCCGTGAAGTCGCTGTGTACCTGGGGGCCCGAGGTTGGAGGGTGAGAGAGCCGCGGGGTTCATCCCGCCTGGCCAAGCTCGCCCAGGGCTGGTGGAGGTAAGCAGGACAAAGTTTCCTCACATTTGGAAAAGGGCAAAAACCccagttttgggcttccctggtggcgcagtggttaagaatttgtctgccaatgcaggggacacgggttcaagccctggtctgggaagatcccacatgctgcggagcaactaagcccacgagccacaactactgagcctgcactctagagcccgcgagccacaactactgagcccgtgcgccacaactactgaagcccgcgtgtctagagcccatgctctgcaacaagagaagccacagcaatgagaagcctgtgcaccgcaacgaagagtagcccccgctcaccacaaccagagaaaagcccgtgcacagcaacgaagacccaacgcagccacaaataaaataaaataaaattaataaatttattaaaaaaaaaaagaaaccccagtTTTGAAAAAATGTAACACTTATACTGCGAGAGAGAGCAGAGCTTAGTGATTAAAAGGGAGAGTGAGGATTGGGGTGGGTCTGGGAATCACCAAATACGTGCCAGGTGATCTTGGCTGGATCACCTCTCagacctgttttctcatctataaaactgtGACATAAAAGTATCAGCCTTTACAAGGTGTCTGGAAGATTACAGGAGGTAATGCctacacagcacctggcacagcccCTGGCAAAGTGAGCACCCTGGACTTTAGATCTTATTTTTACCATTATCATCTCTAGTAAGATTATGGGAGATTTCAAATAAACTTCTTTCAAAAGCACcgcttttgggcttccctggtggcgcagtggttgagaatctgcctgctaatgcaggggacacgggttcgagccctggtctgggaagatcccacatgccgcggagcaactgggcccgtgagccacaactgctgagcctgcgcgtctgaagcctgtgtcccgcaacgggaggggccgcgatagtgagaggcccgcgcaccgcgatgaagagtggcccccgcaccacgatgaagagtggcccccgcttgctgcaactagagaaagccctcgcacgaaacgaagacccaacacagctaaataaataaataaataaataaagtagctattaaaaaaaaaattagagggcagtatagtattaaaaaaaaaaaaaaaaaaaagcactgcttTTTCCTCATCTGTCTCAGGAAAAACACTAAGGATATCACAGTAGGGCACGTGTGTCCAGCTGAGGGCTCCACGTGGGTGTGCTGGGAGGGAAGCTGTCATGGACCTTGCCACTCAGCCCGTCCTGGAGGCGTGTCCCCACCGGTTCCGGCCCACAGACGCTAAATCTCAGAGAGGCCGGAAGAAGGAGTTGGGGTCGTCTACCAGGAGGCGGAAGGCTGGCAGGACACCCTGGAAGGTCCCTGAAGGCCCACCCCGGCTTCCCTCTTGTTCACAGAAAACGAGCAGGTAGGTGGCAGGCGGGCCTGCAGCCACTGGTCAGGCCTGCGGGGCTACGGGCACCTTGAATATGGCTCTTTCTCGCAGCAGCCGCTCAGGCAGGTTCTTCCGAGCCAGCTCCCGCGTTGTCTGCAGCTCCTCATTCCAGTCCCGGGTCTACAGCAGGACAGGGAGGGAGACACCAGCTCAACCTGAGCCCCCAGCACCTGCTCAGGGCAGTCCCGTCCCCCGCCTCCCCGCAGACAGCCCCCCAAGCACCCAGAACCCGGCCTGGCGCCcaccaggggaagggagggaagagccAAGGGTGGGCTGCCAGGCTGCAGGCACCTGTCCTGGAATATGCTCCTCGTAGCCCAGCCGGGAGGTGTAGGCGTCCTCCGCGCGCACGCAGTCCATGGCGTGCTCCGCCTGGGGCGCTGTCCAGCTGTACACCTGGAATGGGGTGGCGATCCTCTCGAACGGGTGGCGCTGGACCCTGTGGCGGGCAGAGGGGAGATGGGGCAGCCCGCTGAGCCCAgagccctgccctgggccccttCTCCAAGGTCCCACTGGCTCTGCCATCTCCCCACCAAGGCTCTGTCCCTGGAGAGTCCGACGGAAGCAAACGGCCGCCTGTCCTAGAGCTGCTAGGCTGACTGCTGCCTAGAAGGAAGCTCTGGGGTGCTGGGGGCACAGCTTAGGGCAGAAGTGCTAGAGTTCAGGCTGTATGGTTCACCCACCCCGTGGGACGTGAGATGAGGGACAGATGGGCCCAGGTGCTACCTTTTCTTCTGCAGGGCGGCAAAGTTTTTTTTGAAGGTTGGGCTGATCTGGTTGAGCAGCTCCACCAGGGAATGGCTGAGGAAGCGGGGGCTGGCAGGCTTGGGGTTGAAGTGGTATGCTGTGGACCTGCAGGGAGAGGGTGGTCACTGTGCAGGGCGTCCCAAGCGGCTGCCCATGGACTCCGAATGGGCTCGCACAGGGACTTACTGGTTCAGGTAAAATCCCCGAGTGGATGCTGTGATGCTGACTTGTCGGTCCTCGGCTGTGATCACAAACAGGTACATGAGGTCCCCGTGCATCTTGCGATTCCCAGGGGGTGGGTTCCAGCCGCTCATGGTGAGCACTTTCAGGCACTGCAGGGGCTGCAGGAATGGCCAAGCTTGAGTGGGCCAGGCTTCCTGGTGTGGCGATCCCCTGCCCCAAAAGAGACCTGCTCCCACCTTCCAATCACGGTTCTGGGGCTGCAGAGGACACAACGGCCGCTCCCGGCTCCCTGGAAGGATGTACTCAGGCGGTGTACAGTCGATGGGGTCCATCTCCAAGCCCTTCTTCCGCTTCCCGCTGTCTGAGGGACCCGAGGCTGGTGGTCAGCCCAGGGCCACCCAGGGGCCAACTCCCTCCCCAGCTCAAGTGGCCCTGGTCTGGGTGCCTCCAGCCCCGCTTCCCTCCAGGTGGGAAGGCCGGGCCCTTGGCCCCTTCACCAGCCCCTGGCCAACTTGCTCCCGGCCCCTCTGCCCAACCGTCAGCCCCAATGCCTCCCGCACCTCCCAGGTCGCCATCAGTAAAGACACTCAGGAAGGACAAGGAGTTGCAGTCAACCCCGTTGAAGGCATCGGATGGGTCCAGGCTCTTGAGCAGGTCTCGAACGTGGCGCACGTGGATGCGGGCCTCTCGCACCGTGTATGGCTCTGTCGGGAGGGGGATGGGCAGGGCGTTACCAGGGCAACAACCCACCCATCAGAGAAAAGTTGGCCATGGCACTACCAGGGGTGGTCTTGATTTTCAATTTTAGGCTTTCACTTACAAATTCCCTTATGAACACATAAGCTGGAATTCTGCTTTCAACACATACAcctgcctgctggtgggcagggatcCTTGTTTGCAACGAACCTTATGCGAAAGGGCACAAGAAATGCCTCTGGAAGTGCACACAGAagccccctgctctctgcccACGAGTGTCTCGGGTGGGCAGCCCGGCACAGCTGCTAGGTCCCCATGGGCTCAGTCCAGTTCTCCCAGGGCAGCCCTGGCCGGCGGTGGCCTGAGGACTTACAGGACCTCAAACTGCAACACTGCTCCCCAACTCATGTTTCATGAAATTTCAATGAGGGCTCTTctggggaaggacagaggtttcgTCATTAGGTAAGTCTGGGCACAGCTGGGTTACATTTTTCCCACATTTGCTCCTTGGCTGACATGCCTAGAACCGCGGTGCCACCTTTCCCCAGGTAACCTAAGTTCACgggatgttttatttatttatttttttgcaaacAAACCAGACTCACCATGCCAGCTGACTGCTCCACACTGGGCCTGACTTCCCTGCTCAAGAGCCGTGAAACCTTAGTTTCCTTAAGAGACTGAACTTTTATCTCTATAAAATTTGAACGGGCTGATTTCAAGCACCTGCCTggtactgtttgtttttttttaaaatcacgaCTCTGATATTCAACCCATGAAGTTGGAGGGTGTGCTTGTGATGGCCTGAGAAGCAGACCTGTGCTCCTGTCCTGTCTTCTCCTGCCTCCACAAGTTCAATACCGCCCTGAGCCTCCACACGCTCATCTGTGACACAGTGATACCCAGATaccagagggaggggtggggtgggggtgagtgcCGCCTGGCCCCGCCTCCTCATGCCCCCCCTTGGCGGGCCGCACAACTTCCGGACAAACCTTCCACCACGCGTAGCACCGagccctcctgcagcccctccaCACTGCGCAGCTCTGAGAAGTGGTCCAGCATGTTGCCGTCCAGGTGCAGTGAGAAGCAGGTGCGGTGACATGTGTCTTCACGGTCCATGAGCACCTGGTGGATCTCCTGTACCATCTCCTGGGGGGACACCTGCCAGGGAGAAGGCCCCGACCAACCTGGTGAAAACATACAGCTTCCCCAGCCCAAAGTACCTGGGTCCCTAAAGTCAATGCTCCAAATACTGTTACCCcctttttggcttttattttaaattccaggCCCTGCCCATACATACCATGCCCacttgcacgtgtgtgtgtgtgtgtgtgtgtgtgtgtgtgtgtgtgtgtgtgtgtgtgtgtgcagggtaTATGCACATGTGCAGGACAGAGCCTTGCCCTGTTACCCGCAGGCTTAAACTATTCCTGCAGACCAAGAGCAGGCCCTGAGTAGAGCAGCAGGAGGtgtaaaaacaaggaaaagaaaatagcaatCTTGCCTCCTCCCTTGCCCAGTGCCAAGGTCCCCAGGGCAAATGGCTTCCCCCTTCAGGAAGGTGTGCTCTGGGGCTGAAGCCTGCGGCTCCAGAAGACACAAGAAGGCCTCACCTGGTTCCCCAGTGAGTAACAGTTTACAAGACCTCTGGGTTGGCTCTGCTCTTGAAGACCACCCACTACCACTCTCCTCTCAGACAGACGGTAAAACTCCAGCCAGA
This is a stretch of genomic DNA from Eschrichtius robustus isolate mEscRob2 chromosome 20, mEscRob2.pri, whole genome shotgun sequence. It encodes these proteins:
- the CLUH gene encoding clustered mitochondria protein homolog isoform X2, whose product is MVIKTDELPAAAPADSAREPSSQAGGKGRPGAAELPSVMLLNGDCPESLKKEEGAAEPPRENGLDEAEPGEETTGQEVIVIQDTGFSVKILAPGIEPFSLQVSPQEMVQEIHQVLMDREDTCHRTCFSLHLDGNMLDHFSELRSVEGLQEGSVLRVVEEPYTVREARIHVRHVRDLLKSLDPSDAFNGVDCNSLSFLSVFTDGDLGDSGKRKKGLEMDPIDCTPPEYILPGSRERPLCPLQPQNRDWKPLQCLKVLTMSGWNPPPGNRKMHGDLMYLFVITAEDRQVSITASTRGFYLNQSTAYHFNPKPASPRFLSHSLVELLNQISPTFKKNFAALQKKRVQRHPFERIATPFQVYSWTAPQAEHAMDCVRAEDAYTSRLGYEEHIPGQTRDWNEELQTTRELARKNLPERLLRERAIFKVHSDFTAAATRGAMAVIDGNVMAINPSEDTKMQMFIWNNIFFSLGFDVRDHYKDFGGDVAAYVAPTNDLNGVRTYNAVDVEGLYTLGTVVVDYRGYRVTAQSIIPGILERDQEQSVVYGSIDFGKTVVSHPRYLELLERTSRPLKILRHRVLNDRDEEVELCSSVECKGIIGNDGRHYILDLLRTFPPDLNFLPVPGEVLPEECTRAGFPRAHRHKLCCLRQELVDAFVEHRYLLFMKLAALQLMQQKASKMEIPPSLENGDPPPSESKPKDPPAPEVGSEEEGSSASGLAKVKELAETIASDDGTDPRSREVIRNACKAVGSISSTAFDVRFNPDIFSPGVRFPESCQEEVRNQKQLLKDAAAFLLSCQIPSLVKDFADHAVLPMDGATLAEVMRQRGINMRYLGKVLDLVLQSPARDQLDHIYKIGIGELITRSAKHIFKTYLQGVELSGLSAAISHFLNCFLSSYPNPVAHLPADELVSKKRNRRRRNRPPGAADNTAWAVMTPQELWKNICQEAKNYFDFSLECETVDQAVETYGLQKITLLREISLKTGIQILLKEYSFDSRHKPAFTEEDVLNIFPVVKHVNPKASDAFHFFQSGQAKVQQGFLKEGCELINEALNLFNNVYGAMHVEICACLRLLARLHYIMGDYAEALSNQQKAVLMSERVMGIEHPNTIQEYMHLALYCFASSQLSTALSLLYRARYLTLLVFGEDHPEMALLDNNIGLVLHGVMECDLSLRFLENALAVSTKYHGPKSLKVALSHHLVARVYESKAEFRSALQHEKEGYTIYKTQLGEDHEKTKESSEYLKCLTQQAVALQRTMNEIYRNGSSANIPPLKFTAPSMASVLEQLNVINGILFIPLSQKDLENLKAEVARRHQLQEASGNRDKAEEPMATEPEPAGASEDAASQPAAAKDPPSLSLQG
- the CLUH gene encoding clustered mitochondria protein homolog isoform X1, giving the protein MVIKTDELPAAAPADSAREPSSQAGGKGRPGAAELPSVMLLNGDCPESLKKEEGAAEPPRENGLDEAEPGEETTGQEVIVIQDTGFSVKILAPGIEPFSLQVSPQEMVQEIHQVLMDREDTCHRTCFSLHLDGNMLDHFSELRSVEGLQEGSVLRVVEEPYTVREARIHVRHVRDLLKSLDPSDAFNGVDCNSLSFLSVFTDGDLGDSGKRKKGLEMDPIDCTPPEYILPGSRERPLCPLQPQNRDWKPLQCLKVLTMSGWNPPPGNRKMHGDLMYLFVITAEDRQVSITASTRGFYLNQSTAYHFNPKPASPRFLSHSLVELLNQISPTFKKNFAALQKKRVQRHPFERIATPFQVYSWTAPQAEHAMDCVRAEDAYTSRLGYEEHIPGQTRDWNEELQTTRELARKNLPERLLRERAIFKVHSDFTAAATRGAMAVIDGNVMAINPSEDTKMQMFIWNNIFFSLGFDVRDHYKDFGGDVAAYVAPTNDLNGVRTYNAVDVEGLYTLGTVVVDYRGYRVTAQSIIPGILERDQEQSVVYGSIDFGKTVVSHPRYLELLERTSRPLKILRHRVLNDRDEEVELCSSVECKGIIGNDGRHYILDLLRTFPPDLNFLPVPGEVLPEECTRAGFPRAHRHKLCCLRQELVDAFVEHRYLLFMKLAALQLMQQKASKMEIPPSLENGDPPPSESKPKDPPAPEVGSEEEGSSASGLAKVKELAETIASDDGTADPRSREVIRNACKAVGSISSTAFDVRFNPDIFSPGVRFPESCQEEVRNQKQLLKDAAAFLLSCQIPSLVKDFADHAVLPMDGATLAEVMRQRGINMRYLGKVLDLVLQSPARDQLDHIYKIGIGELITRSAKHIFKTYLQGVELSGLSAAISHFLNCFLSSYPNPVAHLPADELVSKKRNRRRRNRPPGAADNTAWAVMTPQELWKNICQEAKNYFDFSLECETVDQAVETYGLQKITLLREISLKTGIQILLKEYSFDSRHKPAFTEEDVLNIFPVVKHVNPKASDAFHFFQSGQAKVQQGFLKEGCELINEALNLFNNVYGAMHVEICACLRLLARLHYIMGDYAEALSNQQKAVLMSERVMGIEHPNTIQEYMHLALYCFASSQLSTALSLLYRARYLTLLVFGEDHPEMALLDNNIGLVLHGVMECDLSLRFLENALAVSTKYHGPKSLKVALSHHLVARVYESKAEFRSALQHEKEGYTIYKTQLGEDHEKTKESSEYLKCLTQQAVALQRTMNEIYRNGSSANIPPLKFTAPSMASVLEQLNVINGILFIPLSQKDLENLKAEVARRHQLQEASGNRDKAEEPMATEPEPAGASEDAASQPAAAKDPPSLSLQG